In Notamacropus eugenii isolate mMacEug1 chromosome 1, mMacEug1.pri_v2, whole genome shotgun sequence, one genomic interval encodes:
- the MMP9 gene encoding matrix metalloproteinase-9 isoform X1 → MSLLWFFLELMVLVLGCCSAAPRGRPSAGPVLIHFPGEKMNTLTNQQFAEEYLNRYGYTPAGLLDQDHSSLKHALKKLQRQLALPVTGELDSATIEAMRAPRCGVPDVGGFQTFEGELKWKHQNITYRVLNYSPDLPPEVTDDAFDRAFALWSSVTPLTFTRLSSGDPDILIRFGTKEHGDGYPFDGKDGLLAHAFPPGPGIQGDAHFDDDEFWTLGKGAVVQTRFGNAEGAPCHFPFIFEDRSYSSCTADGRSDGLHWCSTTANYDTDRLYGFCPSELLYTLNGNANGDPCVFPFTFEGRSYTACTTDGRSDGYRWCSTTANYDQDKLYGFCPNRDTAVTGGNSQGEPCVFPFTFLNREYSACTSEGRTDGHLWCATTDDFDRDRKWGFCQDRGYSLFLVAAHEFGHALGLDHSSVREALMFPMYSFTEGPPLHPDDVEGIQHLYGARTEPDPKPPTSAPLEPDSTTQSNACPTLPPRAEPTGPPTAGPPAPPTAGPTGPPTASPSVLPTGPLDPADDVCGVQIFDAIAEIQGQLHFFKDGRYWRVQQGSEGRAQGPFFIANTWSALPRKLDTAFEDPLTKKLFFFSGQQVWVYTGQSVLGPRRLEKLGLDPKVHSITGAIQHNRGKVLLFSRDQFWRLDVKKQTVDQSKPYPVESMFPGVPQDTHDVFLYQGKAYFCQDHFFWRVSLHDQVNKVDQVGYVTYDLLHCPED, encoded by the exons ATGTCACTGCTTTGGTTTTTCCTCGAGCTAATGGTTTTAGTGCTGGGCTGCTGCTCAGCTGCCCCCCGAGGGCGCCCCTCTGCCGGGCCAGTCCTGATCCATTTCCCTGGGGAGAAAATGAACACTCTTACTAACCAGCAATTCGCTGAG GAATACCTGAATCGTTACGGCTACACCCCGGCAGGGTTGCTGGACCAAGACCACTCTTCTCTGAAGCATGCGCTAAAGAAACTCCAGCGTCAGCTGGCACTGCCAGTGACAGGAGAGCTGGACAGCGCCACCATTGAAGCAATGCGCGCTCCGCGCTGCGGAGTACCCGACGTGGGCGGATTCCAAACTTTCGAGGGCGAGCTCAAGTGGAAACACCAGAACATCACCTATCG GGTCCTGAATTACTCCCCAGACCTGCCTCCTGAGGTGACAGATGATGCTTTCGACCGAGCCTTCGCTCTTTGGAGTAGCGTGACCCCACTTACCTTCACCCGTCTCAGCAGTGGGGACCCAGACATCCTTATCCGGTTTGGAACCAAAG AACATGGTGATGGATACCCTTTCGACGGGAAAGATGGCCTCTTGGCTCACGCTTTCCCCCCTGGCCCAGGAATCCAGGGAGATGCCCATTTTGACGACGATGAGTTCTGGACCCTGGGCAAAGGCGCAG TGGTCCAAACGCGGTTCGGGAATGCAGAGGGGGCCCCCTGCCACTTTCCCTTCATCTTCGAGGACCGCTCCTACTCTTCCTGCACCGCCGACGGCCGCTCTGACGGGCTGCACTGGTGCAGCACTACAGCTAACTACGACACTGACCGCCTCTACGGTTTCTGCCCCAGCGAAC TGCTCTATACCTTGAACGGTAACGCCAATGGAGATCCCTGCGTGTTTCCCTTCACCTTCGAGGGTCGTTCTTACACAGCTTGCACCACTGACGGACGCTCTGACGGCTACCGCTGGTGCTCCACCACAGCCAATTACGATCAGGACAAGCTTTATGGCTTTTGCCCCAACCGAG ATACCGCGGTAACCGGAGGTAACTCCCAAGGGGAAccctgtgtctttcccttcacTTTCCTGAATCGAGAATACTCCGCTTGCACCAGTGAAGGCCGCACTGACGGTCACCTCTGGTGTGCGACCACCGATGACTTCGACCGTGACCGCAAGTGGGGGTTCTGTCAGGATCGAG GGTACAGCTTATTCCTTGTGGCTGCACACGAGTTTGGACACGCACTGGGCTTGGATCACTCCTCTGTGCGGGAAGCACTGATGTTCCCAATGTACAGTTTTACCGAGGGACCTCCGTTGCATCCGGATGATGTGGAGGGAATCCAACATCTGTATG GTGCTAGGACTGAGCCTGATCCCAAACCTCCGACCTCTGCTCCTTTAGAGCCAGATTCCACCACCCAGTCCAATGCTTGCCCGACTCTGCCCCCCAGAGCCGAACCTACTGGCCCTCCTACAGCCGGCCCACCAGCACCCCCCACTGCTGGCCCTACTGGTCCTCCCACAGCCAGCCCCTCTGTGCTCCCCACTGGGCCCTTAGACCCTGCTGATGACGTTTGTGGCGTCCAGATATTCGATGCCATCGCTGAGATCCAGGGCCAGCTTCACTTCTTTAAAGACGG gCGATACTGGCGAGTTCAGCAGGGCTCTGAGGGGAGGGCTCAAGGTCCCTTCTTCATTGCCAACACCTGGTCTGCATTGCCCCGAAAACTGGACACCGCTTTCGAAGATCCACTGACTAAGAAACTCTTCTTCTTCTCAG GTCAACAGGTGTGGGTATATACAGGCCAGTCAGTTCTGGGCCCCCGTCGACTGGAGAAACTGGGTCTGGATCCCAAAGTGCACAGCATAACAGGTGCCATTCAACACAATAGGGGCAAGGTGCTATTGTTCAGCCGGGATCAATTTTGGAG GTTGGATGTGAAGAAGCAAACTGTAGACCAAAGTAAACCTTACCCTGTGGAGAGCATGTTCCCTGGAGTACCACAGGACACTCATGATGTTTTCCTATATCAAG GAAAGGCGTACTTCTGCCAGGACCATTTCTTCTGGCGAGTGAGCCTTCATGACCAGGTGAACAAGGTAGACCAGGTGGGCTACGTGACCTACGACCTCCTGCACTGCCCAGAGGACTAA
- the MMP9 gene encoding matrix metalloproteinase-9 isoform X2, which translates to MKLIEEKDHIRKEYLNRYGYTPAGLLDQDHSSLKHALKKLQRQLALPVTGELDSATIEAMRAPRCGVPDVGGFQTFEGELKWKHQNITYRVLNYSPDLPPEVTDDAFDRAFALWSSVTPLTFTRLSSGDPDILIRFGTKEHGDGYPFDGKDGLLAHAFPPGPGIQGDAHFDDDEFWTLGKGAVVQTRFGNAEGAPCHFPFIFEDRSYSSCTADGRSDGLHWCSTTANYDTDRLYGFCPSELLYTLNGNANGDPCVFPFTFEGRSYTACTTDGRSDGYRWCSTTANYDQDKLYGFCPNRDTAVTGGNSQGEPCVFPFTFLNREYSACTSEGRTDGHLWCATTDDFDRDRKWGFCQDRGYSLFLVAAHEFGHALGLDHSSVREALMFPMYSFTEGPPLHPDDVEGIQHLYGARTEPDPKPPTSAPLEPDSTTQSNACPTLPPRAEPTGPPTAGPPAPPTAGPTGPPTASPSVLPTGPLDPADDVCGVQIFDAIAEIQGQLHFFKDGRYWRVQQGSEGRAQGPFFIANTWSALPRKLDTAFEDPLTKKLFFFSGQQVWVYTGQSVLGPRRLEKLGLDPKVHSITGAIQHNRGKVLLFSRDQFWRLDVKKQTVDQSKPYPVESMFPGVPQDTHDVFLYQGKAYFCQDHFFWRVSLHDQVNKVDQVGYVTYDLLHCPED; encoded by the exons GAATACCTGAATCGTTACGGCTACACCCCGGCAGGGTTGCTGGACCAAGACCACTCTTCTCTGAAGCATGCGCTAAAGAAACTCCAGCGTCAGCTGGCACTGCCAGTGACAGGAGAGCTGGACAGCGCCACCATTGAAGCAATGCGCGCTCCGCGCTGCGGAGTACCCGACGTGGGCGGATTCCAAACTTTCGAGGGCGAGCTCAAGTGGAAACACCAGAACATCACCTATCG GGTCCTGAATTACTCCCCAGACCTGCCTCCTGAGGTGACAGATGATGCTTTCGACCGAGCCTTCGCTCTTTGGAGTAGCGTGACCCCACTTACCTTCACCCGTCTCAGCAGTGGGGACCCAGACATCCTTATCCGGTTTGGAACCAAAG AACATGGTGATGGATACCCTTTCGACGGGAAAGATGGCCTCTTGGCTCACGCTTTCCCCCCTGGCCCAGGAATCCAGGGAGATGCCCATTTTGACGACGATGAGTTCTGGACCCTGGGCAAAGGCGCAG TGGTCCAAACGCGGTTCGGGAATGCAGAGGGGGCCCCCTGCCACTTTCCCTTCATCTTCGAGGACCGCTCCTACTCTTCCTGCACCGCCGACGGCCGCTCTGACGGGCTGCACTGGTGCAGCACTACAGCTAACTACGACACTGACCGCCTCTACGGTTTCTGCCCCAGCGAAC TGCTCTATACCTTGAACGGTAACGCCAATGGAGATCCCTGCGTGTTTCCCTTCACCTTCGAGGGTCGTTCTTACACAGCTTGCACCACTGACGGACGCTCTGACGGCTACCGCTGGTGCTCCACCACAGCCAATTACGATCAGGACAAGCTTTATGGCTTTTGCCCCAACCGAG ATACCGCGGTAACCGGAGGTAACTCCCAAGGGGAAccctgtgtctttcccttcacTTTCCTGAATCGAGAATACTCCGCTTGCACCAGTGAAGGCCGCACTGACGGTCACCTCTGGTGTGCGACCACCGATGACTTCGACCGTGACCGCAAGTGGGGGTTCTGTCAGGATCGAG GGTACAGCTTATTCCTTGTGGCTGCACACGAGTTTGGACACGCACTGGGCTTGGATCACTCCTCTGTGCGGGAAGCACTGATGTTCCCAATGTACAGTTTTACCGAGGGACCTCCGTTGCATCCGGATGATGTGGAGGGAATCCAACATCTGTATG GTGCTAGGACTGAGCCTGATCCCAAACCTCCGACCTCTGCTCCTTTAGAGCCAGATTCCACCACCCAGTCCAATGCTTGCCCGACTCTGCCCCCCAGAGCCGAACCTACTGGCCCTCCTACAGCCGGCCCACCAGCACCCCCCACTGCTGGCCCTACTGGTCCTCCCACAGCCAGCCCCTCTGTGCTCCCCACTGGGCCCTTAGACCCTGCTGATGACGTTTGTGGCGTCCAGATATTCGATGCCATCGCTGAGATCCAGGGCCAGCTTCACTTCTTTAAAGACGG gCGATACTGGCGAGTTCAGCAGGGCTCTGAGGGGAGGGCTCAAGGTCCCTTCTTCATTGCCAACACCTGGTCTGCATTGCCCCGAAAACTGGACACCGCTTTCGAAGATCCACTGACTAAGAAACTCTTCTTCTTCTCAG GTCAACAGGTGTGGGTATATACAGGCCAGTCAGTTCTGGGCCCCCGTCGACTGGAGAAACTGGGTCTGGATCCCAAAGTGCACAGCATAACAGGTGCCATTCAACACAATAGGGGCAAGGTGCTATTGTTCAGCCGGGATCAATTTTGGAG GTTGGATGTGAAGAAGCAAACTGTAGACCAAAGTAAACCTTACCCTGTGGAGAGCATGTTCCCTGGAGTACCACAGGACACTCATGATGTTTTCCTATATCAAG GAAAGGCGTACTTCTGCCAGGACCATTTCTTCTGGCGAGTGAGCCTTCATGACCAGGTGAACAAGGTAGACCAGGTGGGCTACGTGACCTACGACCTCCTGCACTGCCCAGAGGACTAA